TGCGGCTTGGCCTTGAGGCCGCCGTCCGCCACCGCCGCCAGCGTCTCGACGATCAGCGGGCCGCCCATCAGGGCCAGGCGGTCGTGCAGGCTCTCTCCGGTATCCTTCTCGGTGATGGCGGTGGCGGCGGTCGCCAGGATGCCCCCGGTGTCGAGCCCTTCGTCCATCTGCATGACGGTGACGCCGCTGCGCTGGTCGCCCTCCAGGATCGCGCGCTGGATCGGCGCGGCCCCGCGCCAGCGCGGCAGCAGGGAGGCGTGGACGTTGAGGCACCCCAGACGCGGTGTCTCCAACACCGCCTTGGGCAGGATCAGCCCGTAGGCCGCGACCACGGCGGCGTCCAGGTCCAGCGCCTTGAAGGCCGCTTGCGCCGCCTCATCCTTCAGACTTTCAGGGCAGCGCACCTCCAAGCCCATCTCCTCCGCGTGGCGCTGCACGGGCGAGGGGCGGAGCTTTTTGCCACGGCCCGCGGGGCGCGGCGGCTGGGAATAGACCGCGCGCAGATCATGGCCCGCGAGCAGCAGGCTGTGGAGGCTGGGCACGGCGAACTCCGGCGTGCCCATGAAGGCGAGTTTCAAGGGCTTCATGGCGGCAAAGAGACTACTTCAAAGTCTCGGCGCTGGGGAAGGTAAAGGGGGTGGTGGACGGCTCAGACCGTGGCGGCTTCGGTCTCGCCGCTTTTCTTCGCCTTCAGAAGCTTGCGCAGGATCATGTTGCGCTTGAGCGCGGAGATGTGATCGACGAAGAGGATACCCTCCAGGTGGTCGATCTCGTGCTGGATGCAGGTGGCCAGCAGGCCGTCTGCCTCCAGCTCGCGGATCTCGTTCTCCTCGTCCAGGTAGCGCACGCGGATCTCCGCCGGGCGCACCACGTCGGCATAGTGCTCGGGCAGGGAGAGGCAGCCCTCCTGGTAGCTGTTGTCGTGATCGGAGACCCAGACCAGCTCCGGATTGGCGAGCTTCAGGGGCTGCGGCTCCTCGTCCTCGCCCGCCACGTCCACGACGATCACGCGCTTCAAGACGCCCACTTGGGGCGCGGCCAAGCCGATGCCGGGGGCCACGTACATGGTCTCCAGCATGTCGTCCATCAACTGGCGGATTTCGTCGTCAACCTTCTCGACCGGCTTGGAGATCTTCTTCAAGCGGGGATCGGGCGCGGTCAGGATCGGCAGCTTCGCCATGGGCTCTCTAGTGCTCTCTTACTCGCGGTGATGTTCTTGTGCTGGACCTTTAGGTATTGCGGGGAAGGGCGAGCGTCAAGCACCCGCGACTCGGGCGCGGCTGTTAGTTTCTAGGCATGGAACTGCCGCTCGACATTGACCAAACCACGCTGCTGGTGATTCTGGCCGCGGTTTTCGCCGGAATTCTGGCCGGTTGGATCATCGCGTCCGGGCGCGGGCGGCGGGCCGAGGCGGCCCAGCAGGCCCAGGCGGCGGAGATGGCCGGGCGGCTGGCGCAGCTCGCGGAGAGCCTGACCTCCAGCCAGCATCAGATCTCCGAGCGCCTGCAGGGGCAGGAGCGGACCATCGGCCAGCTGGTGGAACAGCGTCTCACCAGCTTCGGCGAGCGGGTCGGCCAGCGCCTCAATGAACAGGCGGTCCGCCAGAACGAGACCCTGACCAAGCTGGGCGAGCGCCTGGCGGTGATCGACAACGCCCAACAGAACATCACCAAGCTGTCGCAGGAGGTGGTCTCGCTGCAGGACATCCTCTCCAACAAGCAGGCGCGCGGGGCCTTCGGAGAGGTGCAGCTGCACGATCTGGTCTCGGCGACCCTGCCGCCCTCGGTCTACTCCTTCCAGACGACGCTCTCCACCGGGGTGCGGGTGGACTGCCTGTTGAAGCTGCCGAACCCGCCGGGGTCCATCGGCATCGACGCCAAGTTCCCGCTGGAGAGCTACGAGCAGCTGAGGGCCGCCCGCGACGAGAGCGAGCGCCTCGCCGCCCGCCGCGCCTTCAAGACCGCGCTGGACAAGCACGTCTCGGACATCGCGGCCAAGTACATCATTCCCGGCGAGACGGCGGAATCGGCGCTGCTTTTCCTGCCCTCCGAAGCGGTCTACGCCGAGCTGCACGCCAACTTCCGCGATGTGGTGGAGGCCTCCTACCGCCAGCGGGTCTGGATCGTCTCGCCCACCACCATGATGGCGACGCTCAACACCGTGCGGGCCGTCCTGAAGGACGTGAAGATGCGCGAGCAGGCCCATGTGCTCCAGCGCGAGATCGGGCTTCTCATGAAGGACGTGGCGCGCCTGGGCGACCGGGTCGATAAGCTGGACCGCCACTTCTCTCAGGCGACCGACGACATCCGGCAGATCAAGATTTCCTCGGACAAGATCGCCGGACGCGGCGACAAGATCAGCGAGCTGGACATGGAGGAGGAGGGCGGCGCGCCCGCCATCACGCCGCCGACCGGCAGGGTGTAAGGCAGGGCGTAAGGCGCGGCTCTAGCGTTCCTTCACCAGCGTGCCGATGCCGCGGTCGGTGAAGATCTCCAGCAACATGGCGTGGGGCACGCGGCCGTCCAGGATCACGGCGGCGTCGACGCCGTTCTGAACGGCGCTGACGCAGGTCTCCAGCTTGGGGATCATGCCGCCGGAAATGGTGCCGTCCTGTTGCAGCGCCTTCACCTGCTCGACCGTCAGGTCGGGGATCAGGTTGTTTTCCTTGTCCAGCACCCCGACGACGTCGGTCAGCAGAAGCAAGCGCGAAGCGCCCATGGCCGAGGCGATGGCCCCGGCGACGGTATCGGCGTTGATGTTGTAGGTCTCTCCGTTGGCGCCCATGCCGATCGGCGCGATCACCGGGATGATCCCGGCCTGCTCCAGATCGGTGAGGATGCGCGGGTTCACCTTGGTCGGCTCGCCCACGAAGCCCAGGTCGAGGATCTTCTCGATGTTGGAGTTCTCGTCGCGCTTGGTGCGGCGCAGCTTGGTCGCCTGGATCAGGTTCCCGTCCTTGCCGGAAAGCCCGACGGCGGTGCCGCCGGCCTCGGAGATGGCCTGCACGATGGATTTGTTGATGGAGCCGGACAGCACCATCTCGACGATCTCCACCGTCTTCTGGTCGGTGACCCGCAGGCCGTCGACGAAGTCGGACTTCACCTCCAGCCGCTCCAGCATCTTGCCGATCTGCGGGCCGCCGCCGTGCACCACGATGGGATTGATGCCGACCTGCTTCATCAGGACGATGTCGCGCGCGAAGATGCGCGCGAGCTGGTCGTCGCCCATGGCGTGCCCGCCGTACTTGACGACGCAGGAGCGCCCGGCGTAGCGGCGCATGAAGGGCAGGGCCTCGGTGATGGTCTCCGCCGTGCGCAGCCAGTGCTTGGTCTCGCTGATGGATTTCTGCGTCATGGGCTCCTGGCCTCCCGCTCCCCTCATTCTAAGTCTTCTTCGCTTCTAGAGCCGCTCCGGCTCTTCGGGCGGCGCGCCTTCGGACAGGCTCGCGAGCTGCGCGCGCAGCTCCTCGATCCCCCAGCCCTTCAAGGCGGATGTCATTACCATATCCGGATAGGCCGCGACATGGCGAGCCACCTCTGCGCTGCTTTTGGCGAGCAGCGCCTGCTGCTCCTCCAGGGTGATCTTGTCGGCCTTGGTGAAGATCAGCTGATAGGAGACGGCGGCCTTGTCCAACTCCTTCATGACCTCCCGGTCGCTGTCCTTCAGGCCATGCCGTGCGTCGATCAGAAGGCAGACGCGGCGCAGGGACGGGCGGCCCTTCAGGAAGGCGCGCGTCAGGCGGGTCCAGGCGGAAACGCTCTTCTTGTCGGCGCGCGCGTAGCCGTAGCCGGGCAGGTCGACCAGCCGCAGGCGCCCGCCCAGATCGAAGAAGATGAGCTGCTGGGTGCGCCCCGGCGTGTTGGAGGTGCGCGCCAGCGTCTGGCGCCCGGTCAGCGCGTTGACCAGGGAGGACTTGCCGACGTTGGAGCGGCCCGCAAAGGCGATCTCCGGCAGGTCGCTCTCGGGCAGCTGGTCGAGCCCGGCGGCGGCGATCATGAACTGACAGTCTTGCGCAAAGAGCCAGCGGCCATGGGCGCGCTGGGCTTCGCCCGGCGCGGTTCCGACCTTGGCGGGATCGGGGTCCATGACCTCAGCTCCCCCTTTCGCGAGCTAGCTCGTGCGCTTCTTCGGATTGCGCCCGATCGGGACGCCCTGGCGCTTCATGATCACGGCCTGCTGCAGGATCGAAAGCGTGTTGTTCCAGGTCCAGTAGATCACCAGACCGGCGGGGAAGCCCGCCAGGATGAAGGTGAAGAAGATCGGCATGAGCTGGAAGATCATGGCCTGGGTCTTGTCCGGCGGCGCCGGGTTCAAGAACTGCTGGAACCACATGGTGCAGCCCATGATCAACGGCCAGACGCCGATCGAGAGGATCGCCAGCGGTCCCAGGTCCGGAACCGTGTAGGGCAGGAGGCCGAAGAGGTTCAGGACCGAAGTGGGATCCTTGGCCGAGAGGTCCTGGATCCAGCCGAAGAAGGGCGCATGGCGCATCTCGATGGTGACGAAGAGCACCTTGTAGAGCGAGAAGAAGACCGGAATCTGAACCAGGATCGGCAGACAGCCGGAAAGCGGGTTCACCTTCTCCTTCTTGTAGAGCTCCATCATGCCCTGATTGAGCTTCTGCTTGTCGTCGCCATAGCGCTCGCGCAGCTCCTGCATTTCAGGGGCGAGCTTGCGCATCTTGGCCATGGATTTATAGGACTTGTTGGCGAGCGGGAAGAAGATCAGCTTGATGATGACCGTCAGCGCCAGGATCGAAATGCCGAAGTTCCCGAAGATGCCGTGGAACCAGTGCAGCGCGTAGAAGATCGGCTTGGTCAGGAAGTAGAACCAGCCCCAGTCCACCGCCAGCTCGAAGCGGTCCACGCCCTGATCCTGATAGTCGTCCAGCAGGGTCGTGACCTTGGCGCCCGCGAAGATGCGGTTGGTGACCTCCGCGCTGGCGCCGGCGGGGATCTCCTGCACCGGCTCCAGATAGTCGGCCTGATAGCGGGCCTCCGCGCCCTCGCCGCCCGAATGGACGAAGCGCGAGGAATAGGTGACCGACTGATCCGGCACCAGGGCGACCAGCCAGTACTTGTCGGTGATGCCCAGCCAGCCGCCGGTGGAGGTCTGTTCGATCCGCCCCTCTTCGACCAGGTCGTCGTAGTCGACCTCCTTCAAGGTGCTGTCGAAGACCCCCAGAAGACCTTCATGCAGGATGTAGAAGCCGGAAATCTCCGGCGTTCCGCGCCGCGAAACCAGGCCGTAGGGCGCCAGCGACACCGTCTGGCCGCTGTCGTTGGTGACGCGCTGGGTGACGGAGAACATGTAGTCTTCGTCCAGCGCGTAGCGCCGCTCGAAGGTCAGGCCCTGGCCGTTGTCCCAGGTCAGCGTGACGGGATTGTCGGGCGTGAGTGGGCCGCCCTCGGCCTGCCACAGCGTGTCGTTGTTCGGCAGCGTGATCGCGCTGTCCGCGCTCGACCAGCCGATGTCGGCGAAGTAACCCTGGCCGCCGCCCGCGGGATGCAGCAGGCGGATCGGCGGGCTGTTCTCGTCCAGTTCCTGGCGGTAGTTGCTGAGGATCAGGTCGTCGATGCGCCCGCCGGTCAGGCGGATCGAGCCGACCAGCTTGTCGCTGCGGATTT
The sequence above is drawn from the Limibacillus sp. genome and encodes:
- the rmuC gene encoding DNA recombination protein RmuC, translating into MELPLDIDQTTLLVILAAVFAGILAGWIIASGRGRRAEAAQQAQAAEMAGRLAQLAESLTSSQHQISERLQGQERTIGQLVEQRLTSFGERVGQRLNEQAVRQNETLTKLGERLAVIDNAQQNITKLSQEVVSLQDILSNKQARGAFGEVQLHDLVSATLPPSVYSFQTTLSTGVRVDCLLKLPNPPGSIGIDAKFPLESYEQLRAARDESERLAARRAFKTALDKHVSDIAAKYIIPGETAESALLFLPSEAVYAELHANFRDVVEASYRQRVWIVSPTTMMATLNTVRAVLKDVKMREQAHVLQREIGLLMKDVARLGDRVDKLDRHFSQATDDIRQIKISSDKIAGRGDKISELDMEEEGGAPAITPPTGRV
- the yidC gene encoding membrane protein insertase YidC; translation: MDQKNMIIAIALSVAIIFGFQFFYELPRQQEAQQLAQQRAASQESSVPTPQPGGETSPGGVAPAPGSEGAEVTGQSQEEILAADPRLEIRSDKLVGSIRLTGGRIDDLILSNYRQELDENSPPIRLLHPAGGGQGYFADIGWSSADSAITLPNNDTLWQAEGGPLTPDNPVTLTWDNGQGLTFERRYALDEDYMFSVTQRVTNDSGQTVSLAPYGLVSRRGTPEISGFYILHEGLLGVFDSTLKEVDYDDLVEEGRIEQTSTGGWLGITDKYWLVALVPDQSVTYSSRFVHSGGEGAEARYQADYLEPVQEIPAGASAEVTNRIFAGAKVTTLLDDYQDQGVDRFELAVDWGWFYFLTKPIFYALHWFHGIFGNFGISILALTVIIKLIFFPLANKSYKSMAKMRKLAPEMQELRERYGDDKQKLNQGMMELYKKEKVNPLSGCLPILVQIPVFFSLYKVLFVTIEMRHAPFFGWIQDLSAKDPTSVLNLFGLLPYTVPDLGPLAILSIGVWPLIMGCTMWFQQFLNPAPPDKTQAMIFQLMPIFFTFILAGFPAGLVIYWTWNNTLSILQQAVIMKRQGVPIGRNPKKRTS
- the argB gene encoding acetylglutamate kinase, encoding MTQKSISETKHWLRTAETITEALPFMRRYAGRSCVVKYGGHAMGDDQLARIFARDIVLMKQVGINPIVVHGGGPQIGKMLERLEVKSDFVDGLRVTDQKTVEIVEMVLSGSINKSIVQAISEAGGTAVGLSGKDGNLIQATKLRRTKRDENSNIEKILDLGFVGEPTKVNPRILTDLEQAGIIPVIAPIGMGANGETYNINADTVAGAIASAMGASRLLLLTDVVGVLDKENNLIPDLTVEQVKALQQDGTISGGMIPKLETCVSAVQNGVDAAVILDGRVPHAMLLEIFTDRGIGTLVKER
- the def gene encoding peptide deformylase, translated to MAKLPILTAPDPRLKKISKPVEKVDDEIRQLMDDMLETMYVAPGIGLAAPQVGVLKRVIVVDVAGEDEEPQPLKLANPELVWVSDHDNSYQEGCLSLPEHYADVVRPAEIRVRYLDEENEIRELEADGLLATCIQHEIDHLEGILFVDHISALKRNMILRKLLKAKKSGETEAATV
- the yihA gene encoding ribosome biogenesis GTP-binding protein YihA/YsxC — protein: MDPDPAKVGTAPGEAQRAHGRWLFAQDCQFMIAAAGLDQLPESDLPEIAFAGRSNVGKSSLVNALTGRQTLARTSNTPGRTQQLIFFDLGGRLRLVDLPGYGYARADKKSVSAWTRLTRAFLKGRPSLRRVCLLIDARHGLKDSDREVMKELDKAAVSYQLIFTKADKITLEEQQALLAKSSAEVARHVAAYPDMVMTSALKGWGIEELRAQLASLSEGAPPEEPERL
- the fmt gene encoding methionyl-tRNA formyltransferase, with the translated sequence MKPLKLAFMGTPEFAVPSLHSLLLAGHDLRAVYSQPPRPAGRGKKLRPSPVQRHAEEMGLEVRCPESLKDEAAQAAFKALDLDAAVVAAYGLILPKAVLETPRLGCLNVHASLLPRWRGAAPIQRAILEGDQRSGVTVMQMDEGLDTGGILATAATAITEKDTGESLHDRLALMGGPLIVETLAAVADGGLKAKPQPEKGVTYAAKLTREEAKLDWSEDAARLERLVRAFTPWPGAWFEAKGERIRVLASERAEGSGRPGDILDRQLTVACGNGALRLTKVQRAGKAAVEAEAFLRGFKLGPGDSLA